In Trichlorobacter lovleyi, the DNA window TTGCCTGCAAGAACATCCGCAAATTCAACCCCAGCAACCGCGATCTGCTGGCCATTGCCGTCCTGATTGTGGGCAGCTTCTTTGTCTTTAAACTGGCGCTGCTGATATCGGCCAACATCGGGGCAGCCTTCCCGGCCGTATCACCGGCCTCCTACGCCTACCTCTTCCCCTTTGCAGCCGGTGCCATGATCGTGCGGATCCTGCTCAACTCGGAAGTAGCCCTGGTCTATTGCGTCATGATGGCCCCCCTGCTGGGTATCCTGTTCAACAGCAACATGTACGTCGTGATCTATGCCCTGCTGGGAAGCGTGGTGGGCGCCCACGGCGTGCGGCAATGCCAGGACCGCAGCGTGATCTATACGGCCGGCCTCAAGCTGGCGGTGATCAACCTGGCCCTGGGGCTCTGCTTCCAGACCATCAACAGCGCCCTCTTCACCATGCAGACCCTCTATGTCATCTGCTTCACGCTGGTGGGGGCACTGCTCTCCGCCATGCTGGTTTCAGCCTTTACGCCGCTGTTTGAATCGCTTTTCCATTTCACCACCAATATCAAGCTGCTGGAGCTGGCCAACCTTAATGCGCCACTGTTGCGTGACCTGATGATCAAGGCACCCGGCACCTATCACCACAGCGTGGTGGTGGGTAATCTGGTGGAGGCCGCAGCCGAGGCGATCGGCGCCAACCCGCTGCTGGCACGGGTGGCAGCCTACTACCACGACATCGGCAAGACAGCCAAACCGCTCTATTTCATTGAAAACATGCAGGGCGGCGAAAATCGCCATGACAAACTTTCACCCCATATGTCCGCCCTGATCCTGATCTCCCATATCAAGGAAGGTGAGGCAATGGCGCGGGAACGGCACCTGGGACAACCGATCATTGATGTGATCCGGCAGCACCACGGTACCGCCCTGATCAAGTTTTTCTACGAGAAGGCCAAGACCCAGGCGGATGCCACCGGCCAACAGGTTGACCCCCAGGAGTTCCGCTACCCCGGCCCCAAGCCCCAGACCCGTGAGGCCGGACTGGTGATGCTGGCCGATGCGGTGGAGGCGGCCTCACGCACCCTGGTCAACCCCACCCCGGACCGGATCCAGGGGATGGTGCAGAAGCTGATCAACCGGATCTTCTCCGACGGCCAGCTGGACGAGTGTGAGCTGACCCTCAAAAACCTGCATGAAATCGCCAAAAGCTTTAACCGGATTCTGGGAGCCATCTTCCACCACCGGATCGACTACCCTGAACCGGCCCACAAAGGCGGCATCGGAGGCAAAAAAAGCAATGCACATTCTGGTACAGAACAACCAGCGAAGACACCCGGCCCCGTTGCGCCCCATCAAGGCAGCAGCAGCGAGGATCTTAAACGCCTTGGGATGTCCTGACGAAACCGAACTGTCGGTAACCATTGTCGGTGACCGGGCCATCCACCGCCTGAACCGTGATTATCTGGGTAAGGACCGCCCCACCAACGTGATCTCTTTTTCACTGCATGAGGGTGAGTTTGGCGACCTGACCCCCCATGCCCTGGGTGATGTGGTCATATCGGCTGACACCGCCGCCAGCGAGGCACAGCACTGCGGCTGGAGCGGCTATGAACGGCTGATCTTTCTGCTGTTGCACGGCATCCTGCATCTGACCGGCTATGACCATGAGCGCAGCGGAGAGGCAGAGGCCCGCCGGATGGAGCGCAAGGAGCGGGAGATCTGGAAGCTCTTGCAGAGTGAAGGGCTGACCGTTTTAGCGGTACAGAAATAACCCCGGAGGAAGAAAAAACGTGGACGAAGGAAGTAGTCGCAGGCCGGCTAGTCTGCTCGATAGAGTCACCCGACTGGTAATTGGACGTAAAAAGGTTACCGAAGAGGAGATTCACGACCTGATCGAGGCCGGCGAAGAAGAAGGGATTGTTGACGAGCAGGAACGGGAGATGATCAGCGCCATCCTTGAACTTGATTCAACGGTGGTGCGTGAGATCATGGTGCCCCGTACCGAGATGGCTGCCATCAGTGTCGAGGCATCGGTACGCGAAACCATCGACGCCATCATTGCCTGCGGTCACTCCCGCATACCGGTCTATGACGGCACCCTGGATAACATCATCGGCCTGCTGTATGCCAAGGATCTGCTTAAAAACTGGGGGATGGCGGATTCACAGATCCAGTTGCGCGATCTTATCCGGCAGCCGTTTTTCACCCCTGAAACCAAGACCCTTGAACTGCTGCTGCAGGAGTTTAAAAAGAAGAAGGTTCATCTGGCCATTGTGGTGGATGAGTACGGCGGCACCTCCGGGCTGGTTACGATTGAAGACCTGCTTGAGCAGATCGTGGGTGACATTCAGGACGAATACGACATGGAAGAGGATCTCTATGTCCGCAACCCTGACGGATCACTCACCACCGACGCCCGCCTGCCGATTGAAGAGCTTGAGGAACAGTTCCAGCTTGAGATCGAGCGGGACAAGTTTGACACCGTTGGTGGCCTGGTGGTGCATCTGGCGGACGGTATCCCGGTTGCCGGCACCGTGGTCATTGGCGAAGACCTTGAAATTGAGATTCTGGAGGCCGATCCCCGCAAGGTCAAACGGGTGAAGATCTCCCGTCTCTCCAAAGCAACGGAGCTGCCTACCTCGTGACATTCACCGCTTTTCGCCTGCCACCGTTGTCCGGCACCATCCGCCCCGCTGTCCTGGCAATTGTTTCCGGTCTGTTGATTGCCCTCTCCTTTCCCAAGGCAGACCTCTCATTTCTGGCTTGGATCGCCCTGCTGCCGCTTTTGATCAGCCTTGAAGGCAGATCTGCCCGTACGGCCTTTTACCTGGGACTGACGACCGGACTGACCGCCTATGCCGGCCTGCTGTACTGGGTCATCATTGTCATGGGGGTCTACGGTCATCTGCCCCTGTTTGCCAGCATCCCGCTCTGGCTGTTGCTCTCAGGCTGGCTGGCCCTGTTTTACGGCATGGCAACCTGGGCGACCTGCCTGGGTCAACGCCTCGGACTTAAATCAGCGCTTATCATGCCCCTGGCCTGGGTTGGGGCCGACTACCTGCGCAGCTTTCTGCTGACCGGTTTCCCCTGGACCATGCTGGGGCATACCCAGTACCGCATGCTGCCATTGATCCAGGCAGCCGACATTACCGGCGTGTACGGCATCACCGCCCTGATTGTGCTGGCGAACGTCGTCTTTTACCGTATCACCAGGGCGTTCTCCGGCAGCGACGTGCCCTACCCGGCCAAAAGCGCCATCATCTTTGTGCTGGCCCTGACAGCCACCCTGGGCTACGGTTTTTTCCGTCTGAACTCACCCCTGCCCACAGCAGCGCCTCTCCGGGTCGCCCTGATCCAGGGCAATATTGATCAGGCCGTCAAATGGTCTCCGGCCTTTCGTGAAGCCACCCTTGACATCTACACCGGCCTCTCCCGTCAGGCCGTTGCCCAGCAGCCTGCCGACCTGATCGTCTGGCCGGAAAGTGCTGCGCCATTTTTCTTTCAGGAAAACAGCCCCGCCTCGGACCGGATCCGCAACCTCAGCCGCGAGCTGCAGGCACACCTGCTGTTTGGCAGCCCGGCCGCAGAACAGCGCAACGGACGCTACACCAACCTGAACAGCGCCTTTTTGCTGGGTCCTGACGGCGCTGAAATCGGCCGCACCGACAAGATGCACCTGGTGCCCTTTGGCGAGTACGTCCCCCTGGCCCGCCTGCTGCCGTTTGTCAACAAACTGGTACACGGCATCGGCGACTTTGCCCCCGGCCGGGAGGTCAGACCGCTTAAAGCCGGCACAACCCCGCTGGGAACCTTGGTCTGCTACGAGGTGATCTTCCCTGAACTGGCGCGGGCGCAGGTCAGGGCCGGCAGCCGGGTACTGGTCAACATCACCAACGATGCCTGGTTCGGACGCTCGTCCGCCCCCTACCAGCACCTTTCCATGGCCGCCTTCCGGGCCATCGAGACCCGCACCCCCCTGGTTCGTGCCGCCAACACCGGCATCACCTCCATCATCGACCAGAACGGCCATATCCGCGGTATGACCTCGCTGTTCAAGGAGGCGGTCATGGTGGGCGAGGTGCAACCGGGCAGCGCCAACGCCCCCTACCTGAAGATCGGCGATCTGTTTGCCCAGGGCTGCCTGGGGCTTGTCGCCGGGATTCTGCTGTTGCAGAGGTGGCGGAAAAAAGGTACAAATGAGCCTCGGCACGAGCCGTAAATCAGACTGAAATGAGAGCACCATGTACCGCGAAGAAGTTGCACTGCTTGACGACCTGACCAGCCGCATCTCCTCCCTTCGGAGGTCTCTTTGACCTGGATAGCAAACGGGAAGAGTTGCAGGAGCTTGATGCCCGTATCGCAGCCCCCGGCTTCTGGGACGACCCCTCCGGTTCTCAGGATATCCTGAAAAAACGAACGGTTATCGAAAAACTGCTGCAATCGTGGGACTCACTCAACCGCCAGGCCGATGATGTACGGGTGATGATTGAGCTGGGTGAAGAGGCCTCAGATGAGGATACCCTGACTGAAGTCCACCAAATGAATGAACGCCTGAAGAGCGGCGTTGAAGAGGCCGAATTTCAGCGGATGCTGTCCGGCACCCATGACCGCAACGGCTGTTTTGTGTCGGTCAACTCCGGCGCAGGTGGCACCGAGTCCCAGGACTGGGCCAACATGCTGCTGCGGATGCTGTTGCGCTACTGTGAAAAAAAGGGCTGGAAGGCGGTGATTACCGACTATCAGGACGGCGAAGAGGCCGGCCTCAAATCTGCCACTTTCAGCGTCTCCGGTGAGTTTGCCTATGGCCACCTCAAGGCCGAGGCCGGGGTCCATCGCCTGGTGCGGCTCTCTCCCTTTGACAGCAACAACCGCCGCCACACCTCCTTTGCCTCGGTCTTTGTCTTTCCCGAGATTGAGGAGGAGGATATCGATATCCGCATTGCAGACTCTGACCTGCGGGTGGATACCTATCGCTCCAGCGGCTCAGGCGGCCAGCATGTCAACACCACCGACTCGGCGGTACGGATCACCCACCTCCCCACCAATATCGTGGTGGCCTGCCAGTCGGAACGCAGCCAGATCCTGAACCGTGCCACTGCCATGAAGGTGTTGCGGGCCAAGCTGTACGAGAAGGAGATGGAAGAGCGGAATGCCAAGGCCTCGGAGATTGCCGGTGAAAAGAGGGAGATCGGCTGGGGCAGCCAGATCCGCTCCTATGTGCTGCATCCCTACAAGATGGTCAAGGACCTGCGTACCGGCGTAGAATCAGGCAATCCGGATTCCGTTCTGGACGGGGCCCTGGACGATTTTGTGATCCCTTTCCTGATGGGTGTCCGGCGTGATGTCAAGGACGAGGACTAGGCCATGAAACAGATCATCGCCATCGGCTACCTGACCATCATCGCTCTGGGGCTCTCGGTCACCTCCGGCTGTGCATCCCCCAAGGCCGGCAAGTCTCGCCAGGAACCGCTCAAGAGCGGCAGCAACGTCAAGTACGCCAAAGGGGTCAGCCGCCTGGGGTATGCAATCCAGATGGGCGCCTTTTCAGAGGTCAAGAATGCCGAGCGTTTTGCCAGCCGGCTGCAGGACAAAGGCATTGAGGCCTTTTACTACCGCAAGGACAACGGCATCTATGCCGTGCGGTTCGGTGACTTTCCCAGCAAGGAGAAGGCCCGCGCCGTTGCCAACCGCCTGGTGGCTGACAGGCTGATTGACGGTTTCTATATCGCCCCTCCCAATGAGGTGGTCTTTTCCAGCTCCCAAGAGCCGGTTATCAAGCAGAACCGGCCGGAGCTGCATAAGCCGCCAAAACCCTATCCGCCTCCAACCAATGAGCTGGGCCTGCCGGCTGACGAGTCAACTCCGCTAAAACCGGCAACCGCCAAGCCACCTGCAACCAAACCGGGTGAACGAGATCTGGGCTATATTGCCGCCCGTACTGCCGAGCGGTTTGTGGGGATCCCGTACCAGTGGGGCGGCACCACCGTGGTGGACGGCATGGACTGCAGCGGTTTCACCAAGGCGGTCTACAACCTGTGTGGCGTCAATATTCCCCGTACCTCGCGGGAGCAGTACAAGGCCGGTAACCCGGTCTCCAAAAGTGAGTTGCGTGACGGCGACCTGGTCTTCTTTGGCGCTTCCGAGTCCTCCATTACCCATGTCGGTATCTATGTCGGCAACGGCAAGTTTGTGCATGCCCCCAGGCGGGGGGAGGAGATCAAGACTGCATCAGTTGATGAATCCTACTTCGAGCGCCGTTTTGTGGGTGCCCGACGCTATATTCAATAAAAGCAGGAGCAAACCATGGCAATTATCAGACCTTTTGAGGCCCTGCGGCCTCCCGTACACCTGGCCCCCCGTGTGGCCGCCCTCCCCTATGACGTCATGGATGTGGAGGAGGCCCGCCAGATGGCCGGCGACAATAGTGATTCGTTTTTGCATATTTCCAGACCTGAAATCGACCTGCCCGCCTCGGTGGACCCCCATGCCGACGAGGTCCACAGCCAGGGCAAACTGAACCTGCAGGGTTTTATCGAGCGCAAGGTCCTGATTCAGGAGCCGGCACCCTGCTACTATATCTACCGCCAGCGGATGGGTGCCATTGTCCAGACCGGACTGGTGGCCTGCGCTGCGGTGGATGATTATGTCTCCGGCGTGATTAAAAAGCATGAGCATACCCGGGCAGACAAGGAAGAAGACCGGATCAAACATATTGACACCCTGGATGCCAATGACGAGCCGGTCTTTTACATCTTCCGCTCCCATCCGGAGGTGGAAGATATCCTGCAGAACGTCACTTATGAACCGGCTGATTACAACTTCACCACAGCCGACGGGGTCTCCCACGCCCTCTGGGTAGTGGCTGATCCCTACCTGATAGAGCATCTGACCAGACTATTCAGTGCCATCCCGACCCTGTACGTTGCCGACGGGCACCACCGCAGTGCAGCAGCCGCAAAGGTGCGCGACCTGCGCAAGGCGGCCAACCCCGACCACACCGGCAACGAAGAGTACAATTTCTTTCTGACGGTGATCTTCCCGGAAAGCCAGCTCAACATCATGCCCTACAACCGGGTGGTAAAGGACCTGAACGGGCTTGACACCCCCCGGTTCCTTGATACCGTGAGCAAATCCTTTCTGATCACCCCTGCACCTGCACCACTGGCGCCTGAAGAGCGGCATCACTTCGGCATGTACCTTGGCAGACAGTGGTATCGTCTGCAGGCCAGACCGGAACTGACAGACGAGGCCAACACCGTTGGACGCCTGGATGTCTCGATCCTGCAGAACCACCTGCTGCACCCAGTTCTGGGGATTGAAAACCCCCGCACCGACAAGCGGATCAGCTTTGTAGGCGGTATCCGCGGTCTGGATGAGCTGGTACGGCTGGTGGACAGCGGTGAGTATGCCGTGGCCTTTTCCATGCACCCCACCGGCATCCAGGAACTAATGGATCTGGCTGATGACGATCAGATCATGCCGCCCAAGTCCACCTGGTTTGAACCGAAGCTGCGAAGCGGACTGTTTGTGCATCTGCTGTCATAGGAGTGGTCTTTTCCGCGATATCTGCGTAAGTCTTCAGTCGTGCTTGTGCGGCGTACTCAATGGGTACGCCTCCGCGCACTCCTTCAACAGCCTTGATCTCACAAAAAAACACTCACTCCTTTCAGTGGAGGATGGCATACATGCGTTACTGGCTCTTCAAATCGGAACCGGGCTGTTTTTCCTTCCAAGACCTGCAGTCCCGTCCCAACGCAACTGAGCAGTGGGACGGGGTACGTAACTTTCAGGCCCGTAACTTTCTGCGGGATGAGATCAAACCCGGCGACCGGGTGCTGTTCTACCACAGCTCCATCCCGGAACCGGCCGTGGTCGGCCTCTGCAGCGTGGTACGAGAGGGCTATCCTGACCACACCGCCCTTGACCCCGCTGCCGATCACTTTGATCCCAAGGCCACACCTGACAAACCGATCTGGTACATGGTTGATGTCCGTGCGGATCAGGCGCTGCCTTCCGAAGTCCCCCTGGCCGTCATCCGTGAACACCCGCTCCTGACCGGCATGCCGCTGGTCAACCGCAGCCGTCTTTCGATCCAGCCACTTACCAAAGAACAGTTTGAGACCATTCTGCAGCTGGGAGGTCTTGCATGACCATGCGTTGCCTGTTGCTCTGCCTGACACTGCTTGCAGCTACCCCATTGGCTCAGGCCGCCCCGCGGGAGCTGACCCTTTTCCCCGATGCCAGCCTGATTGAGGTTGAGGTGGCAGCAAAAAAAGGGAGTGCGGAGTTTTCATTCCCGTTGCCGATCAGAGAGGGCACCCTGCGGGTAAAACCACTGGACAGCAGCAGCACGATCGGACGGGTGGAACTGTTTCCGTTCAGGACGCCTGACAGGCTGCAAAAGGAACTGGACAATCTGACCGAACAGAAAAACCGCCTTGAAGACCGGCTGAAGGCCCTTGACACCCGCGAAGATATCTTTGCCGCTGCAGCAAAATCACAAAGTTCCAAAGCCCCCCGCAAGACCAAGAGCAATCCCGACCCGCTAACATCGGTGCGCCAGGGCACCGACTTTGCCATTGCCCAGCTGGAGGCGGTCTTTACGGCCCGCCGCCGTACCGAACAGGAGCTGAAAAAGGTTGTGGCGCGACTGGCAGCCCTTCAGAAAACAGCCCTTGGCGGGCCAACACTGCGCGTGTCGGTAGCACCGGCAACAAGCCGCATCAGAATCGCCGCCCTACTGAAAGAGGGGGGCTGGACTCCGCGCTACGAGATCCGCATCCAGGGGAGTGGCAGTGCTCAGGTGACACTGGCAGCAGACAGCAGCGCGTCGTTTCCTGATGGCTATACGGTTTCGGCTACCGCAGCAGCACTGAGCGCAGGCCAACCACGGCAGACTTATCCCTTCTCCGCCAACGGCGCGCCCCGCCTGTCGACATGGCAGTTGCCGGTGGAACAGGAGCAGGTCTCAGCCGGCCCGCTGCCCGCTTTTTCCCTTACCATAAAAAACACGACCCCCCAGCCACTGCCAGCCGGCAAGGCTACGCTCTATTATGCCGGCGAATACCTTGGCACCACCGACTTTTCCGCTGTGGCAGCCGGAGCCTCCGCCACCCTGACAGGCCCCAAATAAGTAAAGGCCGGCCCCTTTTGCAAGGAACCGGCCTTTACTGCAGCTGACAGACAACCGCACTACCAATCGGGACTATTTCAGGAAGACCTCAATCTTGGCCTTCTTTTTGGCATCTTCCAGTGTGGCATTAATTGCCTCAGTCACCTTTTTCCGCTTGAGTGAATCGGCGATCTTGGCCTTGACTTCATCAAATGCAATCTTGGCTGCGGCCTTTTTCTCGGTCAGTTTGATGATATGATAGCCGAACTGGGTCTCCACCACACCGCTCACGTCGCCCGGCTTCATGGCGAAGGCGGCCTCTTCAAACGGCTTTACCATCTGACCTTTGCCGAAATAGCCCAGATCACCACCCTGTTTGCTACTGGGGCAGCCTGAGTTTTCCTGGGCCAGCTTGGCAAAATCTGCACCGGCCTTGACCTGCTTGAGCAGTTCTTCAATCTTCTCTTTGGCCTTCTTTTTGTCCGCGTCGGTGGCCTTGGCATCCAGGGTGATCAGGATATGGCTGGCGCGAACCTGTTCCGGCTGGGTAAAGGTCTCGGGGTTCTTATCATAAAACTCCTTCACCTCTGCATCAGTCACGGCCTGTTTAGGCACGATTACCTGCTCAATATGGTTTTCAATAACTACATTGCGACGAATCAGCTCGCGCAGATCCTTCTCATTCAGCCCCTGCTCCTGCAGACCGCGCAGATACTCTTCATTGGTCTTGAAACGGGTCTTCAGCTTGGCAACGGCATCATCGATCTTCTTGTCCAGATCCTTGACCGGGGTAGCCTTGGCGACCTGATACATCAGCTCACCACCCAGCATCTGGTTCAGCAGGAACTGCTGCACTTCCTTCTCCTTACCGGGAGGCACCTGGGCTGCAGAAGGTGACTTACTGAAGGCATTCAGCGCCTTCTGCAGATCAGCTGCAGGGATGGCAACACCATTCACCCGTGCCACCGGGTCAGGCAACGAGTTGGTCTTTTCAACAGCAACAGGAGCCGGCTTCTTCTCAGCAGCTCCTGCACCTGCACTACCCAGCATGGCTACAGCTGCTGCCAGTACCGCAATGGTCAGACAACGGTTGAACATCATAACAGTACAATCTCCTTTAGTGATGGTTTTGATAGAGAATGTATAACACGGCGTCAATCAAGGAAAAAGCGGATTTTTTTTTAGAATCATTTTTGACTTTTCAATTACTTTCGAGTACAGTTCCGGCATACAAAACCTGCCATTCGGCAGGGCCACCACGCCACACTGGGAGGGAAGGTGTCTATGAAGAAGGTGCTTGTCGTTGATGACAGCCTCTCCGTAACCCGCCAGCTGGAAAAGATCATAAATGATTCCGGCGATTTTGTCTGTGTCGGTCATGCAAAAAACGGGGCCGAGGCAATCAAGATGAACCATACGGAAGACCCTGACATTATCTGCATGGATATGAACATGCCCGGTATGGATGGTCTGACCGCCCTGCGCAGCCTGGTGATGCTGGACAAGGCAGTGCAGGTGGTAATGGTCACCTCTCTGGGGGGTGTCGGTGACAAATTTACCGAGGCCATCAAACTTGGGGCAAAAAATGTTATTTCCAAGCCGTTCGAGACGGAAAACGTGCTGCGTATCCTGCGGGCGCTCTAACAGGGCTGGGGGGCTAAGCCAATGGCAGTAAAATTCTTTGGACAATTTCTGGTGGAACAGGATGCGGTGACCGGTGAGTCGCTGCTCCACGCCATAGAACTGCAGGAGCGGACCAATCTCAAGTTGGGCGAGATGGCCGTTGCCATGGGGTTCATTACACAGCAGGATATCGAAACAGCCCATTCAGCCCAGCTGTCAAAAGACATGAAACTTGGCGACCTACTGGTTGAACTCGGCTTTCTTTCACAAAAACAGTTGGAGGAGGTTATTGCCCACCAAAAGGCAACCCACCTCTATATTGGTGAGGCCCTGGTCAAGGTTGGCGCACTTACTCCGGAAAAACTGGAGCAATACCTTGAAGCGTTCAAGGCTGACCAGGCTCCTTATGTTGCCAATCGCGTTGAACTTCCTGCCTGGCTGAATGAAAACACTGCGGCTTGGGAAATGACGGTTGACCTGACCTACAAGATGATCACCCGCGTGCTTGGAATCCAGTTCCGACCGGGCAAATTTGTTGAGGCCAGCGTACTTTCCAACAACCATATGATTGCCGCCATGGATCTCAGCGGAGATCTGAGTGCCCGCTATCTGCTCTCAGTCTCGGCAGGCATTCAGAAAACCATCGCCAAGGCGATCCTTAAAGAAGACAATGTTGATCATGAGGATGATGAAATCCTTGAAGATACGGTGATGGAATTCGTGAACATTGTCTGCGGTAACGTTGTGGCAAAGGCATCGCAGATGGGGGTTACCCTTGATATCAATCCCCCTATCACCCTGCATCCCCCATCAGACGGCCTGGCCGTGCCGGACAATTATCGCTGCGTCGTATTTCCGATCCATGTCGGCGATGATGAAGTCATGGAAATGGCACTGTTTATCAAATAGCTGCCTTCCAGCAGACGGAAACCGACAAGGGCACCCCCACCAGGGTGCCCTTGTTACGTTCCAAGCAAGATGTGTGTTAGCTCATCCGTATAGTTATCAGTATCACTCCTCACCAGCAGTGGTGGCATAATCTGCAGATTAACAGACTTTCTTCCCTTTGACAGCTCCACCAGAAAGACCTTGGCAGGTGCAGCGGGCAAGCCATGCACCATCCTCAGCCGCAGCACGGCAAGCTTTTGGGAGGCAGCCTCAACCATCAATTCAGCCAGACGGTCCGGGTGATGGACCATGCAAATTCTTCCGGAAGGCTTAACCAGATACTTGGCCGCAGCCAGAAAATCAGCCAGCCCCGCCGTGGTTTCATGACGGGCGGCCAGTTTTCCGGGGTGGGGGTTCAACCGGCCCCTGCCCTGCTTGCGATAGGGGGGGTTACTGACCACCAGGTCACAGCTTGAAACCGGCAGATGACGCCGGACCTGCAGCACATCCTCATGCAGTACCGCCACCCGGTCGCCAAGCCCGTTCAGCAGGATATTCTGCTGAGTCAGCTCTACGGCAGCAGCATCCTGCTCAAAGGCGGTAATATGGGCAGCAGCAGCCATGCGAGCCAAAACAAGCGCCATGACGCCGCAGCCGGTCCCCAGATCAACAATGGACGTTTCCTCACCTGCCGCACTGAAGTCACACAGCAAAAGCGGATCCAGGGTAAAGCGGTAGCCCTGCCTCGGCTGCAACAGGGTCAGACCGAACCGCTTCAACTCATCTTGAGTGAGATCAGCACGTGCCAGCATGGTCCTGTCTCCGCAACCACCATTCCCGCGCTGCAATCAAACCAAACAGGGCAAATGAACCCAAGGTCAGCCATTTGCCGATCTTGAACGGCAGCGGATCAAAGCGGAACTCAACCGTATGTTTTCCCGGTGTCAGGTAGACCCCGCGCAGGATATGGTTGACCGGTACAATGGGAATTGGTTTGCCGTTGTCAATGGCATACCACCAGTTATAATATTTCTCGCCAAGCACCAATAAAGCTGATTGAGGCGTGTTTGCAGACAACCGGATACGGTTTGACTCATACCGTTCTATGCTAACTGCA includes these proteins:
- a CDS encoding HD family phosphohydrolase gives rise to the protein MPESPGHTSEQSTQTYLSKVGSNLLDSIVRRFSNPVTARRNRVLLLLVTAGLLTLILLPSQHLVTARYKPGEIATSDIRASQDYLLEDHELTKQLRSEAEAKAPVVYTAGETVATTLLNSITRAMNATRNARSENPAITTAELRPLLEPVLEAQLAEGELRSLLKVTNQPPVLSSLKQILDELYKQKIILDEKVFRSDIQRGIEICSTTGKSIGTATMATPFIEIGEARRLLQSKRLDGVTADVSRHLLALTAKILKPNLFFDREATEARKRGLLNDVKPVLYKIQKGEMIVRVGERVSSEQSHKLQMIYEASRGEGTLYTVLGIFGLALVLFYFPYRFACKNIRKFNPSNRDLLAIAVLIVGSFFVFKLALLISANIGAAFPAVSPASYAYLFPFAAGAMIVRILLNSEVALVYCVMMAPLLGILFNSNMYVVIYALLGSVVGAHGVRQCQDRSVIYTAGLKLAVINLALGLCFQTINSALFTMQTLYVICFTLVGALLSAMLVSAFTPLFESLFHFTTNIKLLELANLNAPLLRDLMIKAPGTYHHSVVVGNLVEAAAEAIGANPLLARVAAYYHDIGKTAKPLYFIENMQGGENRHDKLSPHMSALILISHIKEGEAMARERHLGQPIIDVIRQHHGTALIKFFYEKAKTQADATGQQVDPQEFRYPGPKPQTREAGLVMLADAVEAASRTLVNPTPDRIQGMVQKLINRIFSDGQLDECELTLKNLHEIAKSFNRILGAIFHHRIDYPEPAHKGGIGGKKSNAHSGTEQPAKTPGPVAPHQGSSSEDLKRLGMS
- the ybeY gene encoding rRNA maturation RNase YbeY is translated as MGCPDETELSVTIVGDRAIHRLNRDYLGKDRPTNVISFSLHEGEFGDLTPHALGDVVISADTAASEAQHCGWSGYERLIFLLLHGILHLTGYDHERSGEAEARRMERKEREIWKLLQSEGLTVLAVQK
- a CDS encoding hemolysin family protein, translated to MDEGSSRRPASLLDRVTRLVIGRKKVTEEEIHDLIEAGEEEGIVDEQEREMISAILELDSTVVREIMVPRTEMAAISVEASVRETIDAIIACGHSRIPVYDGTLDNIIGLLYAKDLLKNWGMADSQIQLRDLIRQPFFTPETKTLELLLQEFKKKKVHLAIVVDEYGGTSGLVTIEDLLEQIVGDIQDEYDMEEDLYVRNPDGSLTTDARLPIEELEEQFQLEIERDKFDTVGGLVVHLADGIPVAGTVVIGEDLEIEILEADPRKVKRVKISRLSKATELPTS
- the lnt gene encoding apolipoprotein N-acyltransferase, whose translation is MTFTAFRLPPLSGTIRPAVLAIVSGLLIALSFPKADLSFLAWIALLPLLISLEGRSARTAFYLGLTTGLTAYAGLLYWVIIVMGVYGHLPLFASIPLWLLLSGWLALFYGMATWATCLGQRLGLKSALIMPLAWVGADYLRSFLLTGFPWTMLGHTQYRMLPLIQAADITGVYGITALIVLANVVFYRITRAFSGSDVPYPAKSAIIFVLALTATLGYGFFRLNSPLPTAAPLRVALIQGNIDQAVKWSPAFREATLDIYTGLSRQAVAQQPADLIVWPESAAPFFFQENSPASDRIRNLSRELQAHLLFGSPAAEQRNGRYTNLNSAFLLGPDGAEIGRTDKMHLVPFGEYVPLARLLPFVNKLVHGIGDFAPGREVRPLKAGTTPLGTLVCYEVIFPELARAQVRAGSRVLVNITNDAWFGRSSAPYQHLSMAAFRAIETRTPLVRAANTGITSIIDQNGHIRGMTSLFKEAVMVGEVQPGSANAPYLKIGDLFAQGCLGLVAGILLLQRWRKKGTNEPRHEP
- the prfB gene encoding peptide chain release factor 2 (programmed frameshift), coding for MYREEVALLDDLTSRISSLRRSLDLDSKREELQELDARIAAPGFWDDPSGSQDILKKRTVIEKLLQSWDSLNRQADDVRVMIELGEEASDEDTLTEVHQMNERLKSGVEEAEFQRMLSGTHDRNGCFVSVNSGAGGTESQDWANMLLRMLLRYCEKKGWKAVITDYQDGEEAGLKSATFSVSGEFAYGHLKAEAGVHRLVRLSPFDSNNRRHTSFASVFVFPEIEEEDIDIRIADSDLRVDTYRSSGSGGQHVNTTDSAVRITHLPTNIVVACQSERSQILNRATAMKVLRAKLYEKEMEERNAKASEIAGEKREIGWGSQIRSYVLHPYKMVKDLRTGVESGNPDSVLDGALDDFVIPFLMGVRRDVKDED
- a CDS encoding NlpC/P60 family protein, which codes for MKQIIAIGYLTIIALGLSVTSGCASPKAGKSRQEPLKSGSNVKYAKGVSRLGYAIQMGAFSEVKNAERFASRLQDKGIEAFYYRKDNGIYAVRFGDFPSKEKARAVANRLVADRLIDGFYIAPPNEVVFSSSQEPVIKQNRPELHKPPKPYPPPTNELGLPADESTPLKPATAKPPATKPGERDLGYIAARTAERFVGIPYQWGGTTVVDGMDCSGFTKAVYNLCGVNIPRTSREQYKAGNPVSKSELRDGDLVFFGASESSITHVGIYVGNGKFVHAPRRGEEIKTASVDESYFERRFVGARRYIQ
- a CDS encoding DUF1015 domain-containing protein; translated protein: MAIIRPFEALRPPVHLAPRVAALPYDVMDVEEARQMAGDNSDSFLHISRPEIDLPASVDPHADEVHSQGKLNLQGFIERKVLIQEPAPCYYIYRQRMGAIVQTGLVACAAVDDYVSGVIKKHEHTRADKEEDRIKHIDTLDANDEPVFYIFRSHPEVEDILQNVTYEPADYNFTTADGVSHALWVVADPYLIEHLTRLFSAIPTLYVADGHHRSAAAAKVRDLRKAANPDHTGNEEYNFFLTVIFPESQLNIMPYNRVVKDLNGLDTPRFLDTVSKSFLITPAPAPLAPEERHHFGMYLGRQWYRLQARPELTDEANTVGRLDVSILQNHLLHPVLGIENPRTDKRISFVGGIRGLDELVRLVDSGEYAVAFSMHPTGIQELMDLADDDQIMPPKSTWFEPKLRSGLFVHLLS